In Helianthus annuus cultivar XRQ/B chromosome 3, HanXRQr2.0-SUNRISE, whole genome shotgun sequence, a single window of DNA contains:
- the LOC118490368 gene encoding extensin-like has protein sequence MPPRMRGRGGGQGAYVAPNDHEAGPSHRRTPSGSHNTDAQNLWRSFTEPARHSVSQSTSPSIPHSFGPQSENEPHNSHQSYIPLQGHQSPFDQPSPVFQGLFNPADYLDVPMGFNPLGPEDHFPGDNAMEVDEDTDPSMPPSGTPNHPIEISDGSPFLGSPYNGPDSFEEKFRQHDWVFTPSYHNSPLHQPQHSSPLHLQQQQPQQQQNPSEDFRRDVVTPPPPPPPVLPPPPPRPEMGESSHPVSEVTSAPIAPPPPQDFGNPIPAYTSAAAYNPFEPTFPPGYNFTEDPYWVAANYNFLNPEGTFGGPWATGQSTYGYPSYGYQQPQPPQPPQYTLPPPAPMMSPPQVQEILQGINDVRREMRHELREERRHNRGMFKKIVDLIKGKSKKDY, from the exons atgccgccacgtatgagagGAAGAGGAGGGGGACAAGGAGCATATGTAGCCCCAAACGACCATGAAGCCGGACCTTCGCACAGGCGAACACCTTCAGGCTCCCATAACACCGATGCTCAAAATCTGTGGAGGTCTTTTACTGAACCCGCAAGGCACTCGGTTTCACAGAGTACCTCACCTTCAATCCCACACTCCTTTGGGCCTCAatcagaaaatgagccccacaactctcACCAGTCCTATATTCCTCTCCAAGGACACCAATCACCCTTTGACCAACCATCACCTGTTTTCCAAGGCCTGTTCAACCCTGCTGACTACCTTGATGTGCctatgggttttaacccacttggaccagaAGACCATTTCCCGGGCGACAATGCGATGGAGGTCGATGAAGATACCGATCCCTCAATGCCACCATCTGGAACTCCGAACCACCCTATCGAGATTTCTGATGGATCACCTTTTCTGGGATCACCATACAATGGTCCCGACAGTTTTGAGGAGAAGTTTAGGCAGCATGACTGGGTAtttacccctagttaccataactctccccTGCACCAGCCACAGCACAGCTCTCCCTTGCACCtccagcaacagcagccacagcaacaGCAAAATCCTTCTGAGGATTTCCGGCGTGATGTAGTCactccaccgccgccaccacctccggttttgcctcctccgcctccgaG accagagatgggagaatcttcaCACCCCGTCTCAGAAGTGACTTCTGCACCAatcgcgccaccaccaccacaggattTTGGAAACCCAATCCCCGCTTATACTAGCGCGGCCGCATATAATcccttcgagccgacttttcccccgGGTTATAACTTTACAGAGGATCCCTACTGGGTAGCTGCGAACTACAACTTTCTCAATCCGGAAggtacttttggaggtccctgggctacgggacaatcgacCTATGGATACCCATCATATGGATATCAGCAAccgcagcctcctcaaccaccgcaaTATACGCTACCACCGCCGGCACCGATGATGTCGCCGCCACAAGTGCAAGAAATCCTTCAAGGGATAAATGATGTGCGACGTGAGATGCGGCATGAGTTACGGGAAGAGCGTCGGCATAATCGTGGGATGTTTAAGAAGATAGTGGATTTAATCAAGGGAAAAAGCAAGAAGGACTACTAA